The genomic DNA GGTAACTGCAATCCCTCTTTTTTGGCTAATTTTTGAAAGTCAGGAAGTAAATAGCGTACCTGTGGAGCCACAAGTAACACATCTGCTTTTCGTAAATGTTCTAAATGTCGCTCAACTTCTCCTACACCAATTGCCCAAATATGATAGGCATCCTCTCCGTATTGCTTCGCAACTTCCTGCATTTTTGTAACCAATAAACTTGAGGAAAATCC from Robertmurraya sp. FSL R5-0851 includes the following:
- a CDS encoding PTS sugar transporter subunit IIB, with the protein product MKHILLCCGGGFSSSLLVTKMQEVAKQYGEDAYHIWAIGVGEVERHLEHLRKADVLLVAPQVRYLLPDFQKLAKKEGLQLPIDMIQPMHYGTCNGQAVLTFADELINKKI